In a single window of the Cydia pomonella isolate Wapato2018A chromosome 2, ilCydPomo1, whole genome shotgun sequence genome:
- the LOC133515518 gene encoding uncharacterized protein LOC133515518, which yields MEQIEKRILLQKDTYEKIKKAYSNYKKSPKERITIGYVQGRMDTLDTYWKEFKTVHEEILLSISIEDRQLLPYFADDMFDQFEELVYTYKGELKTALLKLSSEIAPVNTSNQITVSNTSTSNSEVRLPRISIPTFNGNYTEWQSFHDLFVALIHNNSSLENVQKLHYLKSSLTGDAEVLLRQFSITGENYTEAWAILKKRYNNKRYIANTVFKKFFGQRALSQESASAIKQLLDTTVECMNALKNLGLPTDQWGAIVTFVVISKLDVNSHKQWEETISEDSSDDLPGFERLKQFLETRFRTLEMVEPASRSYKQPPSIKPKSFHTTASNDDLQCTFCKEKHYIHNCKQFSKLPIEERYSHVQGNNLCYNCLIPNHTVFKCKQRTTCQICKRKHHSLLHREKEQISEDKQVTTATKEDPPAHTNEEKFVTKVTAHVASGEHPGENIWLATALVDVTSSSGQSHVFRALIDPGSEVSLVTSRVVDLLGLKKNEISGVMFGVGEGNRTSLKHLVDLQITSRYDTNFSFNVNNAYVLRSITRWLPEREIRGYNWPQLKDIQLADPTFNVPGRIDILLSTKIYAKIIDSGLIRGPGDVIAQHTRLGWILSGDIEVNSNRSHNVRSFHITRQVEEDNNLLRKFWELETELYTTKKAWSKEEESCEEVYKNTTVRDETGRYEVHLPLKQTKEETIKLCGETKQQAITRFQQLERKFQRNDKLKEEYTKVINEYLNLGHMKRAEKDDEKEAIYLPHHPVIREDKDTTKVRIVYDASSKGSNGRSLNDSMLVGPTLQPDLRSLIIRWRCHKICVVGDIVKMYRQVKMTNNHTDLQRIVWRDEATGNLESYQLLTVTFGTAAAPWLAVRTLLQLADDESERYPRGAAVVKDSFYMDDLMTGHEDLSEMKVICNEVNMLLKAGGFHMQKWSSNSEELLKFLQEVSDSKETVNTLEIKLDKVIKILGLTWDRNDDTFKITVNLPELRNPVTKRIVLSDVASLFDPLGWLAPVVITAKVMIQKLWLCNHGWDEELPAELVNEWVTYRDELNELQMMGIPRWMRITADCKDIQLHGFADASSVAYAAVAYVRVVDQNDEVHVTMIAAKTKVAPLKQLSTPKLELCGAVLLAKLLHELSNLLKIPMAKIFAWTDSMVVLAWLQSQPGRWQVFVGNRVSEIIQIIDNNRWRHVQSRDNPADLASRGIRAREIIDNELWWTGPEWLKDKNTEFTRVDILPTSLEMKKTFHINLGDTPIWERFSSLTKLKRVLAHCRRFINWKNKTSREDYLSAAELEEIERRCIKYYQYLIYEDEIKDLKRNGKIKAKSSLITLTPYLDEHGILRVGGRLNNSSITEEAKHPIIIPSKQHITKLLIKEAHVRTFHGDILAMMTYIRSKYWIISLKAAVRQITHGCRTCIVEKAKTQQQLMGQLPAPRVTPHRAFLNSGVDYAGPVQLRTSKGRGHTSTKGYICLFICMSTRAIHLEAVTDLTAQAFIAAFRRFVARRGRCLHLWSDNGTNFVKADKELRDMFAKSNSSVAKEIAELLANDGTTWHFIPPKAPNFGGLWEAGVRSVKRHLNRVNGTTKLTYEEIATQLAQIEACCNSRPLSHLDETLDTLNPLTPAHFLIGEPITSVPDTNYENRNVNMLTRWQLIQKQTQDFWRRWKAEYLNTLQQRYKWQDTVNPPTVGDIVVIKEDDMPPAKWLLGKIMALHPGPDQLVRVVTVQCKGNNLLKRPLSKLVLLPKHPDN from the coding sequence ATGGAGCAAATAGAAAAACGTATATTACTTCAGAAAGATACTTATGAAAAGATAAAAAAGGCTTATAGCAACTACAAAAAGTCGCCTAAGGAAAGGATAACTATTGGATATGTACAAGGAAGAATGGATACTTTAGATACATATTGGAAGGAGTTTAAGACAGTTCACGAGGAGATACTCTTATCGATTTCAATAGAAGATAGACAATTACTTCCGTACTTCGCCGATGATATGTTCGACCAGTTTGAGGAGTTAGTTTATACATATAAAGGAGAGTTAAAGACGGCGTTATTGAAGCTTAGTTCTGAAATCGCACCTGTAAACACGTCCAACCAAATCACTGTGAGTAACACAAGTACATCCAATAGTGAAGTCCGTTTGCCTAGAATTTCCATACCGACTTTTAATGGGAATTATACAGAGTGGCAATCATTTCACGATCTTTTTGTGGCATTAATTCATAACAACTCGTCATTGGAAAACGTACAGAAATTACACTACCTGAAAAGTAGTCTGACGGGCGATGCTGAAGTATTATTACGGCAGTTCTCAATCACCGGAGAGAATTATACTGAGGCGTGGGCTATTCTGAAAAAGAGATATAATAACAAGAGATATATCGCGAATACCGTTTTTAAGAAGTTTTTTGGACAACGAGCGTTGTCTCAAGAATCGGCTTCTGCGATTAAGCAGCTGTTAGATACTACTGTTGAATGTATGAACGCGCTGAAGAATTTGGGTTTGCCTACCGATCAGTGGGGTGCAATCGTCACGTTTGTCGTCATATCTAAGTTAGATGTCAACAGTCATAAACAGTGGGAAGAGACAATTAGTGAAGATAGTTCTGATGATCTGCCTGGATTTGAAAGATTGAAGCAATTCTTGGAAACGCGGTTTCGCACACTAGAGATGGTAGAACCTGCAAGTAGAAGTTACAAACAACCACCGAGTATTAAACCGAAGTCATTTCATACAACGGCAAGCAACGATGATCTGCAATGCACCTTCTGCAAAGAAAAGCACTACATACATAATTGTAAGCAGTTTAGTAAGCTACCCATTGAAGAGAGATATAGCCACGTTCAAGGCAACAACTTGTGCTATAATTGTCTTATACCGAATCACACCGTGTTTAAATGCAAACAACGCACGACATGTCAAATCTGCAAGAGGAAACACCACTCCTTATTACATAGAGAGAAGGAGCAAATAAGTGAAGATAAACAGGTTACAACTGCAACGAAAGAGGATCCGCCTGCacacacaaacgaagaaaagtTTGTCACCAAGGTCACAGCGCATGTGGCAAGCGGAGAACATCCTGGTGAGAATATATGGTTAGCCACAGCACTGGTAGACGTCACATCGAGTTCAGGTCAGTCACACGTCTTCCGTGCTCTCATAGATCCAGGTTCAGAGGTGTCACTAGTAACATCAAGAGTCGTCGATTTATTAGGTTTAAAGAAAAACGAGATCAGCGGCGTCATGTTTGGTGTTGGTGAAGGTAATCGCACATCTCTTAAGCACTTAGTAGATTTACAGATTACGTCTAGATATGATACAAATTTCTCATTTAATGTAAACAATGCATATGTATTGAGGTCTATAACGCGTTGGTTGCCTGAAAGGGAAATTAGAGGCTATAATTGGCCACAGCTTAAGGATATACAACTGGCTGACCCCACCTTCAACGTACCAGGTAGGATAGATATTTTACTTAGTACGAAAATCTATGCAAAGATAATAGATAGTGGTTTGATTAGGGGGCCAGGTGACGTAATCGCGCAGCACACCCGTCTCGGGTGGATCTTGTCAGGTGATATTGAGGTAAATTCAAATAGGTCTCATAATGTCAGGAGCTTTCACATCACAAGACAGGTCGAGGAAGATAACAATCTACTAAGAAAATTCTGGGAATTGGAAACAGAACTTTACACAACCAAGAAAGCTTGGTCCAAGGAGGAAGAAAGTTGTGAAGAAGTCTACAAAAATACAACGGTAAGAGATGAAACAGGAAGATATGAAGTACATCTGCCTCTGAAACAAACTAAAGAAGAAACAATAAAGCTTTGCGGTGAAACAAAGCAGCAAGCAATCACTAGGTTCCAACAACTAGAAAGGAAGTTCCAGAGAAATGACAAATTGAAAGAAGAATATACAAAGGTCATCAATGAATATTTGAATTTAGGACATATGAAGAGGGCAGAGAAGGACGATGAAAAGGAAGCTATTTACCTACCCCACCACCCTGTAATTCGCGAGGACAAGGACACTACAAAGGTGCGGATAGTATACGATGCGTCTTCAAAGGGCTCCAACGGTCGATCCTTAAATGACAGCATGCTCGTAGGGCCTACCTTGCAGCCTGACCTACGCAGCCTCATCATTCGCTGGAGATGTCACAAAATCTGTGTGGTAGGCGATATAGTCAAGATGTATCGCCAAGTAAAAATGACAAACAACCATACCGATTTACAGCGGATAGTGTGGAGAGATGAAGCTACTGGCAACTTGGAAAGTTATCAGCTGTTAACCGTCACTTTTGGAACCGCTGCAGCACCTTGGTTAGCAGTACGAACCCTACTTCAACTCGCTGACGATGAATCTGAAAGGTATCCACGAGGTGCAGCAGTGGTTAAGGACTCCTTCTACATGGATGACTTGATGACTGGCCATGAAGACTTATCTGAAATGAAAGTAATATGTAACGAAGTTAATATGTTATTAAAGGCAGGTGGTTTTCACATGCAGAAATGGTCAAGCAACTCTGAGGAGTTGTTAAAGTTCTTACAAGAGGTCAGTGACAGTAAAGAAACAGTGAACACTCTGGAAATAAAGCTAGATAAAGTAATCAAGATACTTGGACTTACCTGGGACAGGAACGACGACACCTTTAAAATAACGGTGAACTTACCGGAACTCAGGAATCCTGTAACAAAAAGGATAGTTTTATCAGATGTGGCCAGTCTCTTCGATCCCTTAGGATGGCTGGCTCCAGTCGTCATAACAGCGAAGGTCATGATACAGAAATTATGGCTTTGCAACCATGGGTGGGATGAAGAACTGCCCGCTGAATTGGTCAATGAATGGGTTACTTACCGAGATGAGCTGAACGAACTGCAAATGATGGGAATCCCACGGTGGATGAGAATCACAGCAGACTGCAAGGATATTCAACTGCATGGGTTTGCTGATGCTTCATCTGTGGCCTACGCCGCAGTAGCTTATGTGAGAGTAGTAGATCAGAATGACGAAGTCCATGTCACAATGATAGCAGCCAAAACTAAAGTGGCGCCACTGAAGCAATTGAGTACCCCTAAATTAGAACTGTGCGGCGCAGTCCTACTTGCGAAATTATTGCATGAGCTCTCTAACTTACTAAAGATTCCGATGGCGAAGATATTTGCTTGGACAGACTCCATGGTAGTTCTAGCCTGGTTACAGTCACAGCCAGGTCGATGGCAAGTTTTTGTGGGCAACAGAGTCTCAGAAATCATACAAATAATCGACAATAACAGATGGCGACACGTTCAGTCAAGAGACAACCCTGCTGATCTTGCCTCTAGGGGAATCAGAGCAAGAGAGATAATAGATAATGAACTATGGTGGACTGGACCAGAGTGGCTGAAAGACAAAAACACCGAGTTCACTAGAGTTGACATTCTACCAACAAGTTTAGAAATGAAGAAGACGTTCCACATTAACCTAGGTGACACTCCTATCTGGGAAAGGTTTTCATCCTTGACAAAGTTAAAGAGAGTACTAGCTCACTGCAGAAGATTTATAAACTGGAAAAACAAAACAAGTCGAGAAGATTATTTGTCAGCGGCTGAACTGGAAGAAATAGAAAGAAGATGTATAAAATACTACCAATATTTGATATATGAAGATGAAATTAAGGATCTGAAAAGGAATGGTAAAATTAAGGCAAAGAGTTCTTTAATCACGCTGACCCCATACTTAGATGAACACGGTATATTGAGGGTCGGTGGCCGCCTCAACAACTCTTCTATAACAGAAGAAGCAAAACATCCTATCATCATTCCCAGTAAGCAACATATCACCAAACTGTTGATAAAAGAGGCACACGTCAGAACTTTCCACGGAGATATACTGGCTATGATGACATACATTCGAAGCAAATATTGGATTATTAGTCTAAAGGCAGCTGTCAGACAGATTACGCACGGTTGCAGGACATGTATTGTGGAAAAGGCTAAAACCCAACAGCAACTGATGGGTCAGTTGCCCGCTCCGAGGGTCACGCCTCACCGTGCGTTCCTTAACAGTGGAGTAGACTACGCAGGACCCGTGCAGCTGAGGACGTCAAAGGGTCGGGGTCACACGTCGACGAAGGGCTATATTTGTCTTTTCATCTGCATGTCCACCCGAGCAATACACTTGGAGGCTGTAACGGATCTCACAGCGCAAGCCTTCATTGCAGCTTTCCGTAGATTTGTTGCCAGAAGAGGCCGCTGCTTACATCTTTGGAGCGACAATGGGACTAATTTTGTAAAAGCCGACAAAGAGCTAAGAGACATGTTCGCAAAGAGCAACTCAAGTGTAGCTAAGGAAATAGCGGAATTATTAGCCAATGATGGCACAACCTGGCATTTTATTCCCCCAAAGGCTCCCAACTTTGGTGGACTTTGGGAAGCTGGAGTACGCTCAGTGAAAAGACATCTAAATCGTGTTAATGGCACCACAAAGTTGACATACGAAGAGATAGCGACTCAGCTGGCTCAAATTGAGGCTTGTTGTAATTCAAGGCCTTTGTCACATTTAGATGAAACG